One window of the Capnocytophaga haemolytica genome contains the following:
- a CDS encoding LysM peptidoglycan-binding domain-containing protein, translated as MKKYVQYIKGAVITGLLAVTVLLYLRGNYTTAFSLFSFNGERYENGEKIAKEAFEPAIDDRLAYSGEEETPVEYNYVYNATALDPFFEKLASLEVAKKGKLNIVHIGDSHIQADVMTGVVRQRFQESFGNAGLGLVFPYSLIRTNGGHNVSFSSNIAWEVQKNIGREGDQVGISGYSLSTKNKNFVIELNLKNKKYAFNTLKIITPNNERFFEVATNVGNVGRVSAAPLRPTVQKMLTHKVSQGETLYGISHKYHTTVSKIQNANRLSSANIRIGQVLHIPTAEKVAAAPAARRVDLSEAKVLSGNSLFSYYTYEGLNVSDKIYLTPNSKSDSFTLSGIVLENNNSGIIYHAIGVNGAHFSDYNKSKLFFEQIKALEPDLIIVSLGTNETFGRMSADRYDEQATKFINALRNTYGECPILLTSPPPSLYKRKSPNPLCEEYADRLIDNSVKDNYSVFDLYRAVGGSQAMNRFIQHNLIAGDRVHYTRQGYLEQGTLFYDAFMSNYLNYKRKNKQPLKPILN; from the coding sequence TGCTCTATCTGAGAGGAAATTACACAACTGCATTTAGTCTTTTTTCATTCAATGGGGAAAGATATGAGAACGGAGAGAAGATCGCTAAGGAGGCTTTTGAGCCTGCTATTGATGATCGTTTAGCTTATAGCGGTGAGGAAGAGACCCCCGTAGAATACAATTATGTGTATAATGCTACCGCCTTAGATCCATTCTTTGAAAAGCTCGCCTCATTAGAGGTTGCTAAAAAAGGGAAGCTCAATATCGTACATATCGGCGATTCGCATATACAAGCCGACGTGATGACGGGTGTAGTACGACAACGCTTTCAAGAGAGTTTTGGCAATGCAGGTTTGGGGTTAGTGTTCCCTTACTCGTTGATACGCACCAATGGAGGGCATAATGTTTCTTTTAGCTCGAATATTGCGTGGGAAGTGCAGAAGAATATTGGTAGAGAAGGTGACCAAGTGGGTATCAGCGGCTACTCACTTTCTACTAAGAATAAGAATTTTGTGATTGAGCTTAATCTTAAAAATAAGAAATACGCATTCAACACCTTAAAGATTATCACTCCTAATAACGAGCGTTTCTTTGAGGTGGCTACGAATGTAGGGAATGTAGGAAGAGTGAGTGCAGCGCCATTGCGCCCAACTGTTCAGAAAATGCTTACTCATAAAGTATCACAAGGTGAAACACTTTACGGTATCTCACACAAATACCACACAACGGTATCTAAAATACAGAATGCGAATAGGCTTAGTTCAGCTAATATACGTATTGGGCAGGTGTTGCATATTCCCACAGCTGAAAAAGTAGCAGCAGCACCCGCAGCTCGCCGAGTAGACCTTTCAGAGGCAAAAGTACTAAGCGGTAATTCACTTTTTAGTTATTACACTTATGAAGGGCTGAACGTTTCAGATAAGATATATCTCACTCCTAATAGTAAAAGTGACTCATTTACACTTAGTGGTATCGTATTGGAGAACAACAACAGCGGTATTATCTATCACGCTATAGGGGTGAATGGGGCGCACTTCTCTGATTACAATAAGTCGAAGTTATTCTTTGAACAGATAAAAGCCTTAGAGCCCGACCTAATTATTGTATCGCTTGGTACTAACGAGACTTTCGGCAGGATGTCGGCTGACCGTTATGATGAGCAAGCTACGAAGTTCATCAATGCTTTGCGCAATACGTATGGCGAGTGCCCCATACTGCTTACTTCGCCACCACCGTCGCTTTATAAGCGCAAGAGTCCTAATCCGCTGTGTGAGGAGTATGCCGACCGCTTGATCGACAACTCGGTGAAGGATAATTACAGTGTGTTCGACCTTTATCGTGCTGTGGGAGGAAGTCAGGCGATGAATCGCTTTATACAGCATAACCTTATTGCGGGTGACCGTGTGCATTACACACGCCAAGGTTACCTCGAACAAGGGACGCTCTTTTACGATGCTTTTATGAGTAACTACCTCAACTACAAGAGAAAGAATAAACAGCCCTTAAAACCCATACTGAATTGA
- a CDS encoding MBOAT family O-acyltransferase, whose product MQFCPSEEQIKSWFTYDPNHPLLFNSSLFLGLFLAFYLLYILTKKHAHFRTVYVTLFSLFFYYKAGGNYFVLLVLSSALDYFFAGKIYKSEKPIARKFYLAASMVTNLGILGYFKYTNFLIDSFNQLFSSNFALLDIVLPIGISFYTFQTMSYTIDVYRREIEPAKSFLDFTFFVCFFPQLVAGPIVRAKDFIPQIYKKINITKEEASFALFLIIGGLIKKAVISDYISLNFVDRVFDAPNNYTPFENLMAVYGYALQIYCDFSGYSDMAIGLALLMGFTLPINFRTPYQSENITEFWRRWHISLSTWLKDYLYISVGGNRRGTFWGYFFPTVFFASSLFWGLKMMNYTMVPLYIVLGGLAVFFLSIVIASDKQKALRSGFNQMTTMLLGGLWHGANLRFIVWGALHGLALSLHKSFKELFPKRDPDKKSFFGSLFTPLFVLITFHFVAFCWIFFRAKDFDIALNIINNIQNITYNPQQWQVIFQGYQSVFILIIFGYIWHFFPQSMNDSLKNLYDSMPIIFKAAVIALVFWVVYATASSEAQPFIYFQF is encoded by the coding sequence ATGCAGTTTTGTCCGAGTGAGGAACAGATAAAAAGCTGGTTTACTTACGACCCCAATCACCCCCTACTATTTAACAGTAGCTTGTTTTTGGGGCTCTTTTTGGCTTTTTATTTGCTGTACATTCTCACCAAGAAGCACGCTCACTTCCGTACTGTTTATGTGACACTCTTCTCACTGTTTTTCTACTACAAAGCGGGGGGGAATTACTTTGTGCTCTTAGTGCTGTCATCAGCATTGGATTACTTCTTCGCAGGGAAGATCTATAAGAGTGAGAAGCCTATTGCTCGAAAGTTCTATCTGGCAGCGAGTATGGTTACTAATTTGGGTATTCTTGGATATTTTAAGTATACTAACTTTTTGATTGATAGTTTTAATCAACTGTTCAGTTCAAATTTTGCCCTTTTAGATATTGTGTTGCCTATTGGGATATCCTTCTATACTTTCCAGACAATGAGCTATACCATTGATGTGTATAGGCGTGAGATAGAGCCCGCAAAATCCTTTCTCGATTTTACTTTTTTTGTTTGCTTCTTTCCGCAATTAGTTGCAGGACCTATCGTACGTGCAAAGGACTTTATTCCTCAGATCTATAAGAAGATAAACATTACTAAAGAAGAAGCCTCTTTTGCGCTTTTCTTAATCATCGGAGGGCTGATAAAGAAAGCCGTTATCTCCGATTATATTTCGCTGAATTTTGTAGATCGTGTGTTTGATGCACCGAATAATTATACGCCTTTTGAGAACTTGATGGCTGTGTATGGTTATGCTTTGCAGATTTATTGTGACTTCTCAGGCTATTCTGATATGGCAATAGGCTTAGCACTTTTAATGGGCTTTACGCTACCGATTAACTTCCGCACACCTTACCAGTCAGAGAATATTACTGAATTTTGGCGTAGATGGCACATTTCGCTTTCTACGTGGTTAAAGGACTACCTATATATCTCTGTGGGTGGCAATAGGCGAGGCACCTTCTGGGGGTATTTCTTTCCGACAGTCTTCTTCGCCTCTTCACTGTTTTGGGGGTTGAAAATGATGAATTACACGATGGTGCCTTTGTATATTGTTTTAGGAGGCTTAGCAGTGTTCTTTCTATCAATTGTTATTGCCTCAGATAAGCAAAAAGCACTTAGAAGCGGTTTTAACCAGATGACCACAATGCTATTGGGTGGGTTGTGGCACGGCGCTAACCTACGATTCATCGTTTGGGGTGCATTACACGGTTTGGCATTATCGCTACATAAGAGTTTTAAAGAGTTATTTCCTAAGCGTGACCCTGATAAGAAATCATTTTTTGGTAGCTTATTTACTCCGTTATTTGTACTCATCACTTTCCATTTTGTTGCTTTTTGTTGGATCTTCTTTCGCGCTAAGGATTTTGATATAGCACTGAATATCATCAATAATATACAAAATATTACCTATAATCCACAGCAATGGCAAGTGATCTTCCAAGGGTATCAAAGTGTATTTATCTTGATTATATTTGGATATATTTGGCACTTCTTCCCTCAATCAATGAACGACTCACTCAAAAATCTATATGACTCAATGCCGATAATATTTAAGGCTGCGGTTATTGCATTAGTCTTTTGGGTGGTATATGCAACCGCTTCGAGTGAGGCACAACCATTTATTTACTTCCAATTCTAA
- the lpxD gene encoding UDP-3-O-(3-hydroxymyristoyl)glucosamine N-acyltransferase, producing MKFTALQIANVLGGEVEGNPEKEVFTLSKIEEGTEGSISFLANPKYKHFIYTTAASVVIVGKDFEAEHPVSATLVRVDDAYAAFSKLLAFYNEIKLNKQGVEQPSFIAPTAKIGKNVYIGAFVYIGENVVVADNVKIYPNTYIGDNSRIDENSTIFAGCKIYSETVIGKSCTLHSGVVLGADGFGFAPNEDGSYNKVPQIGNVVLEDNVEIGAGSTVDRATLGSTIIREGVKLDNQIQIAHNVEVGKNTVIAAQTGVAGSTKIGEHCTIGGQVGIVGHLTIGNRVKIQAQTGVGRNLKDDEAIQGSPALPYAEYNKAYVVFRKLPNLLKRIEELEKKLKDK from the coding sequence ATGAAATTTACAGCATTACAAATAGCGAATGTTTTGGGTGGAGAAGTAGAAGGAAACCCCGAAAAAGAGGTGTTTACGCTCTCAAAAATTGAGGAAGGGACAGAAGGTTCTATTTCTTTTTTAGCGAACCCAAAATACAAGCATTTCATTTACACTACAGCGGCATCGGTGGTGATAGTCGGTAAGGACTTCGAGGCAGAACATCCTGTGTCGGCTACCTTGGTGCGTGTGGACGATGCTTATGCAGCTTTTTCAAAACTTTTGGCTTTTTACAACGAAATAAAGCTCAATAAACAAGGTGTAGAGCAGCCCTCTTTTATTGCTCCTACGGCTAAAATAGGTAAAAATGTGTATATCGGTGCTTTTGTGTATATCGGTGAAAATGTGGTAGTTGCTGATAATGTGAAGATTTATCCTAACACTTATATTGGCGATAATTCGCGTATTGACGAAAATAGTACTATCTTTGCAGGCTGTAAAATCTATTCTGAGACGGTGATCGGTAAGAGTTGTACATTGCACAGCGGTGTGGTGCTTGGGGCTGATGGTTTTGGCTTTGCCCCCAACGAAGATGGTTCTTACAACAAAGTACCACAGATAGGCAACGTAGTGCTTGAGGACAATGTGGAGATTGGCGCGGGCAGCACGGTGGATAGGGCTACACTTGGCTCGACGATTATCCGTGAGGGGGTGAAGCTCGACAACCAGATACAGATCGCCCATAATGTGGAAGTGGGCAAGAATACTGTAATTGCGGCACAAACAGGGGTGGCAGGTTCTACTAAAATAGGTGAACATTGCACTATTGGTGGGCAAGTGGGCATTGTAGGGCATCTTACGATTGGCAATCGTGTGAAGATACAGGCACAAACAGGTGTAGGGCGCAATCTGAAAGATGATGAGGCAATACAAGGTTCGCCCGCACTGCCTTATGCGGAATATAACAAGGCATACGTGGTTTTCAGGAAACTACCTAACCTACTAAAACGCATTGAGGAATTAGAAAAGAAATTAAAAGACAAATAA